One region of Brassica napus cultivar Da-Ae chromosome A10, Da-Ae, whole genome shotgun sequence genomic DNA includes:
- the LOC106370076 gene encoding NAC domain-containing protein 5-like: MENRVGFRFIPTDEEIVDYYLRLKNLGGDTSHVDKAISTVDICSFEPWELPSKSRRESRDQIWYFFGRKDNKYNRGERQSRKTKSGSWKKTGVTTEIIRKRGNREKIGEKRVLVFHSKPEWVMHEYVSTFLTPTQTTYTVCKIIFKGDPRDLSSSSSSSAPGGGSEVEHNHSQFTHMNNSGEFEGLQNQRHFTGLLDAEKETQIHDALCRGLDNASTHDLNSFINCGNNDEEEHGNLLFMQENRNDYRPKMSLTGFIDHSDDEDSDSDLISATTTGSIQTSSACDSFGNSNRRIDQITDLQNSPNSTTKLMSPTQVVRKTSLDASKEMYDVQGNEMGEYYKMDQEVINKKRGSFFYRKIRSCIKKTLLCSSIPTQEHDN; the protein is encoded by the exons atggaaaatcgGGTGGGGTTCAGATTCATTCCGACAGACGAGGAGATCGTGGACTATTACCTCAGGCTCAAAAATCTCGGTGGTGACACGAGCCATGTAGACAAAGCCATTAGCACAGTAGATATCTGTAGCTTCGAACCTTGGGAGTTACCTA gCAAGTCGAGGAGGGAATCGAGAGATCAGATTTGGTATTTTTTCGGTCGGAAGGACAACAAGTATAACAGAGGAGAGAGACAGAGCAGGAAAACCAAGTCTGGTTCTTGGAAGAAAACAGGAGTTACAACGGAAATAATCCGAAAGAGAGGGAACCGGGAGAAGATTGGTGAGAAAAGGGTTTTGGTGTTTCACTCGAAACCCGAATGGGTTATGCATGAATATGTTTCTACGTTCTTGACTCCTACTCAG ACCACATATACAGTGTGCAAAATAATCTTTAAGGGTGACCCCAGagatttatcttcttcttcttcttcttctgctcctGGTGGTGGTAGTGAAGTTGAGCATAATCACTCTCAGTTCACACATATGAACAACTCTGGTGAATTTGAG GGGTTACAGAATCAACGTCACTTTACTGGCTTGCTTGATGCGGAGAAGGAAACTCAGATCCATGATGCATTATGCAGGGGTTTAGACAATGCTTCAACTCATGATTTGAACTCTTTTATCAATTGTGGAAATAATGATGAGGAGGAGCATGGGAATCTTTTGTTTATGCAAGAAAATCGCAACGATTACAGACCTAAAATGTCACTCACCGGTTTCATTGACCATAGTGATGATGAGGATAGTGATTCTGATTTGATATCTGCAACAACAACA GGCTCCATCCAAACCTCGAGCGCTTGTGATAGTTTTGGTAACTCAAATCGTCGCATAGACCAAATCACAGACCTACAAAACTCTCCCAACTCAACAACCAAGCTAATGTCACCAACTCAAGTG GTGAGAAAAACCAGTCTTGATGCATCCAAGGAGATGTATGATGTACAAGGGAATGAAATGGGAGAGTACTATAAAATGGATCAAGAGGTCATCAACAAGAAAAGAGGAAGTTTCTTTTACAGGAAAATCCGAAGCTGCATCAAGAAAACTCTGCTATGTTCTTCTATCCCCACCCAAGAACatgataattaa
- the LOC106370802 gene encoding NAC domain-containing protein 5, which produces MENMVGLRFLPTDEELVDHYLRLKNHGGSNTSPVDQVISTINICNFDPWELPRHSSMESKDQVWYFFGRKEKRYNRGERQIRKTKSGFWKKTGVTMDIKRKRSAHREKIGEKRVLVFHSGGSKTNWIMHEYDAACLSPTQNMTYTICKVHKKGEAREIYSPGSGIDAHTLSLVTHMNNSGGESSPAASEKPKNAHQLSGFSDKKQETELEEAIHGAFDNLSSYDWKYLLDDAEQSKTVAMQKSLTGFLDWA; this is translated from the exons ATGGAGAATATGGTGGGGCTCAGGTTTCTTCCGACGGACGAGGAGCTCGTAGACCATTACCTCCGTTTGAAAAATCACGGTGGTTCCAACACGAGCCCTGTCGATCAAGTCATTAGCACAATTAATATCTGTAACTTCGATCCTTGGGAGTTACCTC GGCACTCGAGTATGGAGTCAAAAGATCAGGTTTGGTATTTCTTCGGACGCAAGGAGAAGAGATATAACAGAGGTGAACGTCAGATCAGAAAAACCAAGTCTGGTTTTTGGAAGAAAACTGGAGTTACTATGGATATCAAGCGAAAGAGATCAGCGCATCGCGAAAAGATCGGTGAGAAAAGAGTTTTAGTGTTTCACTCGGGCGGATCCAAAACCAACTGGATCATGCACGAGTATGACGCTGCTTGCTTGTCTCCTACTCAG AACATGACATATACAATCTGCAAAGTACACAAAAAGGGGGAAGCTAGAGAGATTTATTCTCCTGGTAGTGGTATTGATGCGcatactctctctctagtcacTCATATGAATAACTCTGGAGGAGAATCTAGTCCTGCAGCATCTGag AAACCAAAGAATGCACACCAGCTTAGTGGCTTTTCTGATAAGAAGCAAGAAACGGAGCTCGAAGAAGCAATTCACGGGGCTTTCGACAATCTGTCAAGCTATGATTGGAAATACTTGCTTGATGATGCTGAGCAGAGTAAGACTGTTGCTATGCAAAAATCATTGACCGGTTTTCTTGATTGGGCATAA
- the LOC106370904 gene encoding NAC domain-containing protein 5-like isoform X1, with amino-acid sequence MVDPVGYRFRPTDEEIVGHYVRPKNLESNTSHVDEVMNTVDIYSFDPWELPCKSRIKSRDEVVWYFFGCKKQMHNNKQRRSTASGFWSKTGDTTQIIRKKGDHEKIGEKRVFVFKYSSKIPGGSKSKSKSKSKSKSKSKSKSDWVMHEYVATFSSPDSQTMMMTYTVCKVMFKGDPTDLPSSSSSAAGENEHDLSLIPQLNSNSSGGLSKETEVQNPDQITSSVSLIPHVNNNSGGLVAETEVEYRDRGGRSHQITSSISLIPHLNNNNSGVLLSTETEVVGHFTTISFLCSSISHESSFELQDPRLFSSFLYLEEDARIEDATLRALNYDGAKEDEEEEELVNLWSMQEDRNDHRPKMPLTGFISDDDDSDSESLYATTTCSIKSSTTCVSFASSNPPIDQIIYLPESPRSTIESVSLTQEVSKALGANSAISEKKMSPCDDDAQVSEIGGDQMGQEMVIKHKRAGFIYRMIQKFAKKIKLCSCVSRI; translated from the exons ATGGTGGATCCGGTGGGTTACAGATTCCGTCCGACGGACGAGGAGATCGTCGGACACTACGTGAGGCCAAAGAACCTCGAGAGTAACACGAGTCATGTAGACGAAGTCATGAACACAGTCGACATATATAGCTTCGACCCATGGGAGTTACCTT GCAAGTCGAGGATAAAATCGAGAGATGAGGTTGTTTGGTACTTCTTCGGTTGTAAGAAACAAATGCATAACAACAAACAGAGGAGGAGCACCGCGTCTGGTTTTTGGAGTAAAACCGGCGATACAACGCAAATAATCCGAAAGAAAGGAGATCACGAGAAGATTGGTGAGAAAAGGGTTTTTGTGTTTAAGTACAGTAGTAAGATTCCCGGTGGGTCGAAATCAAAATCGAAATCGAAATCGAAATCGAAATCGAAATCGAAATCGAAATCGGATTGGGTTATGCACGAATACGTCGCTACGTTCTCGTCTCCTGACTCTCag ACGATGATGATGACATATACAGTGTGTAAAGTAATGTTTAAGGGTGACCCCACAGActtaccttcttcttcttcctctgctgcTGGTGAAAATGAGCATGATCTCTCTTTGATCCCTCAATTGAACAGCAACAGTTCGGGGGGACTGAGTAAAGAGACAGAGGTACAGAACCCAGACCAGATTACAAGTTCCGTCTCCTTAATCCCTCATGTGAACAACAATTCGGGAGGACTGGTTGCCGAGACAGAGGTTGAGTACAGAGACAGAGGTGGTAGGTCACACCAGATTACAAGTTCCATCTCTTTAATCCCTCATTTGAACAACAACAATTCTGGAGTACTGCTGAGTACAGAGACAGAGGTGGTAGGTCACTTCACAACCATCTCCTTTTTGTGTTCTTCCATTTCTCATGAGTCTTCGTTTGAATTACAGGATCCACGTCTGTTTAGTAGCTTTCTTTATTTGGAGGAAGATGCTCGTATCGAAGATGCAACGCTCAGGGCTTTGAACTATGATGGTGCTAAGgaggatgaggaggaggaggagcttgTGAATCTTTGGTCTATGCAAGAGGATCGCAATGATCACAGACCTAAAATGCCACTGACCGGTTTCATTAGCGATGATGATGATAGTGATTCTGAGTCCCTATATGCAACAACGACA TGTTCCATTAAAAGTTCGACCACTTGTGTTAGTTTTGCTAGCTCAAATCCTCCCATAGACCAAATCATTTACCTGCCAGAGTCCCCACGCTCAACAATCGAGTCAGTGTCGTTAACTCAAGAG GTGAGCAAAGCTCTGGGAGCCAATAGTGCTATATCTGAGAAGAAGATGAGTCCTTGTGATGATGATGCACAAGTAAGTGAGATCGGAGGTGATCAAATGGGTCAGGAGATGGTGATCAAGCACAAAAGAGCTGGTTTCATTTACAGGATGATACAAAAATTCGCCAAGAAAATCAAGCTATGTTCTTGTGTCTCAAGAATATGA
- the LOC106370904 gene encoding NAC domain-containing protein 4-like isoform X2 → MVDPVGYRFRPTDEEIVGHYVRPKNLESNTSHVDEVMNTVDIYSFDPWELPCKSRIKSRDEVVWYFFGCKKQMHNNKQRRSTASGFWSKTGDTTQIIRKKGDHEKIGEKRVFVFKYSSKIPGGSKSKSKSKSKSKSKSKSKSDWVMHEYVATFSSPDSQTMMMTYTVCKVMFKGDPTDLPSSSSSAAGENEHDLSLIPQLNSNSSGGLSKETEVQNPDQITSSVSLIPHVNNNSGGLVAETEVEYRDRGGRSHQITSSISLIPHLNNNNSGVLLSTETEVDPRLFSSFLYLEEDARIEDATLRALNYDGAKEDEEEEELVNLWSMQEDRNDHRPKMPLTGFISDDDDSDSESLYATTTCSIKSSTTCVSFASSNPPIDQIIYLPESPRSTIESVSLTQEVSKALGANSAISEKKMSPCDDDAQVSEIGGDQMGQEMVIKHKRAGFIYRMIQKFAKKIKLCSCVSRI, encoded by the exons ATGGTGGATCCGGTGGGTTACAGATTCCGTCCGACGGACGAGGAGATCGTCGGACACTACGTGAGGCCAAAGAACCTCGAGAGTAACACGAGTCATGTAGACGAAGTCATGAACACAGTCGACATATATAGCTTCGACCCATGGGAGTTACCTT GCAAGTCGAGGATAAAATCGAGAGATGAGGTTGTTTGGTACTTCTTCGGTTGTAAGAAACAAATGCATAACAACAAACAGAGGAGGAGCACCGCGTCTGGTTTTTGGAGTAAAACCGGCGATACAACGCAAATAATCCGAAAGAAAGGAGATCACGAGAAGATTGGTGAGAAAAGGGTTTTTGTGTTTAAGTACAGTAGTAAGATTCCCGGTGGGTCGAAATCAAAATCGAAATCGAAATCGAAATCGAAATCGAAATCGAAATCGAAATCGGATTGGGTTATGCACGAATACGTCGCTACGTTCTCGTCTCCTGACTCTCag ACGATGATGATGACATATACAGTGTGTAAAGTAATGTTTAAGGGTGACCCCACAGActtaccttcttcttcttcctctgctgcTGGTGAAAATGAGCATGATCTCTCTTTGATCCCTCAATTGAACAGCAACAGTTCGGGGGGACTGAGTAAAGAGACAGAGGTACAGAACCCAGACCAGATTACAAGTTCCGTCTCCTTAATCCCTCATGTGAACAACAATTCGGGAGGACTGGTTGCCGAGACAGAGGTTGAGTACAGAGACAGAGGTGGTAGGTCACACCAGATTACAAGTTCCATCTCTTTAATCCCTCATTTGAACAACAACAATTCTGGAGTACTGCTGAGTACAGAGACAGAGGTG GATCCACGTCTGTTTAGTAGCTTTCTTTATTTGGAGGAAGATGCTCGTATCGAAGATGCAACGCTCAGGGCTTTGAACTATGATGGTGCTAAGgaggatgaggaggaggaggagcttgTGAATCTTTGGTCTATGCAAGAGGATCGCAATGATCACAGACCTAAAATGCCACTGACCGGTTTCATTAGCGATGATGATGATAGTGATTCTGAGTCCCTATATGCAACAACGACA TGTTCCATTAAAAGTTCGACCACTTGTGTTAGTTTTGCTAGCTCAAATCCTCCCATAGACCAAATCATTTACCTGCCAGAGTCCCCACGCTCAACAATCGAGTCAGTGTCGTTAACTCAAGAG GTGAGCAAAGCTCTGGGAGCCAATAGTGCTATATCTGAGAAGAAGATGAGTCCTTGTGATGATGATGCACAAGTAAGTGAGATCGGAGGTGATCAAATGGGTCAGGAGATGGTGATCAAGCACAAAAGAGCTGGTTTCATTTACAGGATGATACAAAAATTCGCCAAGAAAATCAAGCTATGTTCTTGTGTCTCAAGAATATGA
- the LOC106369396 gene encoding NAC domain-containing protein 5-like has protein sequence MENRVGFRFIPTDQEIVDYYIRLKNRGGSDTNHVDKAIRAVDICSFDPWELPSKSRRESRDQVWYFFCRKDNRGERQSRKTKSGFWKKTGPTMDIFQKRGDREKIGEKRVLVFHLSGSKSKSDWVMHEYVATFLPPTDQMTYTLCKLKFKGDASDLPSSSGGDGGGGDGGCGDDGGGGCDGDGGGGDRCDGGDGCGGGDGDGGGGGGVDEHNQYLITHMNNSGGYEGLQDPSQFNVSTDDFNCFLNYNDDEEEQGNTMFMQYDRNDYRPNCP, from the exons atggaaaatcgAGTGGGTTTCAGATTCATTCCTACGGACCAGGAGATCGTGGACTATTACATCAGGCTCAAAAATCGCGGTGGTTCCGACACTAACCATGTCGATAAAGCCATTAGAGCAGTCGACATCTGTAGCTTCGATCCTTGGGAGTTAcctt CCAAGTCACGGAGGGAATCGAGAGATCAGGTTTGGTATTTCTTTTGTCGGAAGGACAACAGAGGAGAGAGACAGAGCAGAAAAACCAAGTCTGGTTTCTGGAAGAAAACGGGACCTACAATGGATATCTTCCAAAAGAGAGGAGATCGCGAGAAGATTGGTGAGAAAAGGGTTTTGGTGTTTCACTTGAGCGGTTCAAAATCGAAATCAGATTGGGTTATGCACGAGTACGTGGCTACCTTCTTGCCTCCTACTGATCag ATGACGTATACATTGTGTAAATTAAAGTTCAAGGGTGACGCCAGTGATTTACCTTCTTCTTCTGGTGGTGACGGCGGCGGCGGTGATGGTGGTTGCGGCGACGACGGTGGTGGTGGATGCGACGGCGACGGCGGTGGTGGCGACCGTTGTGATGGTGGTGATGGTTGTGGCGGTGGCGACGGCGACGGTGGTGGCGGCGGTGGAGTTGATGAGCATAATCAATATCTCATCACTCATATGAACAACTCTGGTGGATATGAG GGATTACAGGATCCAAGTCAGTTTAATGTTTCAACCGATGATTTCAACTGTTTTCTCAATTACAATGATGATGAGGAGGAGCAGGGGAATACTATGTTTATGCAGTACGATCGTAACGATTACAGACCAAACTGTCCCTAA